The DNA region GGGCTCCGTCGATGTGCAGAAACATCCCGTGTTCGTGGGAAAAATCCGCGAGGGCCTTGAGCTCAGCCAGCGAATAGAGGGTGCCGTATTCGGTGCTTTGGGTGATGGAGACCACCCGGCCCTGGGAGTGGTGCTGGTCGCGGTTGTTGAGCAGGTTCGGATGGATCAGTTCCGGGGTCAGTTTGCCGTCCGGGCTGTCGATCACTTTCAGCCGCGCCTGGGTGAATTTTTGCACGGCTCCGCACTCGTCCACGTTGATGTGGGCTGTGTTCGCGCAGAAGACCGCGTGATAGGAGCGGAGGTAGTTTTGCAGGGCGACCACGTTCGCCCCTGTGCCGGTGAGCAGGAAGGAGGCCTCACAGCCGCCGCCGAATAAATACTCCAGCTGTTTCAGTACCTTCTGGCTGAGGGGATCGTCCCCGTAGGCGGGGCAATAGCCCGCGTCCGCTTTGCGCATGGCGTCCCATACCTTGGGATGCACTCCGCTGTGGTTGTCGCTGCCAAAACTTGTTGCATGCATGTTCACTCCTTGAAAAACTTCATG from Candidatus Cloacimonadota bacterium includes:
- a CDS encoding threonine aldolase; translation: MHATSFGSDNHSGVHPKVWDAMRKADAGYCPAYGDDPLSQKVLKQLEYLFGGGCEASFLLTGTGANVVALQNYLRSYHAVFCANTAHINVDECGAVQKFTQARLKVIDSPDGKLTPELIHPNLLNNRDQHHSQGRVVSITQSTEYGTLYSLAELKALADFSHEHGMFLHIDGARLANAAAALGCSLKEMTRDVGADTVSLGGAKNGLLFGEVLISFTPELTADLRFYRKQGSQLFSKMRYIAAQFEAYLQDELWRSNALHANQMAALLADRLKEIPQLRITQPVMVNSLYVILPREITPALQEKYHFYMWNEALNEVRLMCSFNTTEDHIREFVADLKARL